From the Vibrio metoecus genome, one window contains:
- a CDS encoding DUF3634 family protein produces the protein MLYVILIAAAIIFWLVAVDRPVLVVTFKDGQLIKSKGHLPHTFKHNLVDIAQHEPFSGQLKVYQQRTGAKLVFSKRIPKKVQQRIRNVFPHQGFNNMNSTAKKGH, from the coding sequence ATGTTGTATGTAATATTAATCGCGGCGGCAATCATTTTCTGGTTAGTTGCTGTTGATAGACCTGTTTTGGTCGTAACATTTAAGGATGGGCAACTGATTAAAAGTAAAGGCCATCTACCGCATACTTTTAAGCATAACTTGGTTGACATTGCTCAACATGAGCCGTTTTCTGGGCAACTAAAGGTGTATCAACAAAGAACGGGAGCAAAACTGGTTTTCTCTAAGAGAATCCCCAAAAAAGTACAGCAGCGTATCCGCAATGTGTTTCCACATCAAGGTTTTAACAACATGAATTCAACAGCAAAGAAAGGTCACTAG